Part of the Sciurus carolinensis chromosome 7, mSciCar1.2, whole genome shotgun sequence genome, taaaagaagtaCAGCTGGATCTTATGAAAAGTAGCAAGATTCTACAACAGTACAGTTGTATAGtacctttctttatttcttgctAGGTGATTCCATTATGCTATCAAGATTGTCCTTCTCTGCTCAAATATGACATTCAGCTCCAGGCTTATTAATCTTAGAATTCCAAGGCTCATCATCATCTAAATGATCCTGCATCAATTCTAAGGCCCCAGTAGAGTTAACTCCCACTTTGTCAGAATTCCATTTCAGTTTGTGGTAGGACTTTTAAAGGACTGAAAAAGGGGAAACTGGACCTCCAAGGAACTTAGAAGGAATTAGTAACTGAACCCCAGTCAAGACTTTTTCTACTAGGTGACTCCAAGCTCAACAACAAACCAGAACTAGAGGAATACATCAGACTTAAAAGTTTAGCAACTGGTTCGCTATGAAGGAAAGTCTTCTGAAatatgcagaaaatgcatttctttGGCAATGGAGCCATAGATCAGGTCatagaattgaaaaataagaaatataaccAGGCGTGGTGCACTTACAGTTCCccagactgaggcaagaggatcccaagtttgaggccagcctgggcaaattatcaagaccctgcctcaaaataaactttttttttaaaaaaagtactgaggatatagctcaggggtagagcacttgcctagcatgcacaaggccctgggttcaatctccagtaccagaaaaaagaaaaaaagtacatatgtatatatatagtccTTGTGTgtttatgtctttatttattcCCCAGGTTGTAAAATATATAAGGGACgcaagaattattttaatatactgCACAAAAATATGTATGCTAGAGTGTGCTATATTTACAAGTTTCTGTTGATCTTGATTGAATATGaccaataaatattatataataaaaaatattgattataaAAGAGTAAACAAGTGAGTATAGTGATAATATATTGAAGTAGGaactgaaaacacattttttgttgttttccatcactgtgacaaaatacctgagataaacaatataataatgaaaaatatttgttttggctcatggtttagGGTTTTAATTGTCTgtggttggccctgttgctttggacctgtggcaatatagcacatcatgacagaagcaggtgatggaggtggtctattcacttcatggcagccaggcagcaaagagaggaaagggatgggGTCCCAATATATCCTTCAAGGGCACAATCCTAATGAcccaacttccttccactagggcccacctcccaaaggttctACCCCCTCCCAACAGTGCCCGAGGCTGGCAACCATGCCTTTaaacacataggcctttgggagacactcCAGTTCCATACTATAAGTTTTATTAGTCAAATTATTGTCATCTTAGGTTAAGAAATATGTGCTTTgcaaattaatttgtttttgtaatttttcctttggattgcctaaattcttttttgttcaagattggatcaatgaaacaaaataaattatatttaggCCGCAAATTTCAAAATTGCAGAGGGCAGGTTGGGGTAGTGACAACATCAGAATTGAGGAATATGAATTCAAAATGTGCTTGGAGAAAATACCTAGAGATAAAAACCCAAGAGGATTATAGTTGTAAATTCATGTCCAAGATTTtctataaacacatacacacacaatttcaaATGAGACTTTCTCTTTAAGAACTCATaagtgggactggggatatggctcagttggtagagtgcctgcctcgcatgtacaaggccctgggttcaatccccagcaccacaaaaaaaaaaaaagaacccataaGTGCATTTTGTGACCTGGAATGTATGGGCAGAAGCCACACTTCCAAAAACCATGGAAGGTATACCAAACAGCTGCTGTAGATAACTGCTCCATCTTGGGAGAAAGCTTATGGCTGAATGGTAATTTAGGAATACTACACAACCTTCAGAGAGTAAAAGGACTTGAATATTAAAGTTTAGGTTTCAGTTTTATCTAAGTGCACTTCTTCAAACACAGCATCCTACCTATCTCTCAAGCAATAAGCACACTTTATGAAGGGCTACTTAGGTTCACATTAAACTCTTAAGATTCTTGTATCCTAACACACCATTTTTCTTTGAGGAATGTGCAGGGTTAATTCACATTAAGGCTATTGTTAAACCTGCACCTGTAAATTTTTGTGCAATGCATAGATTTAGAAATTTAGGTATACCtcaaataaatcaaattcaagTGGAAAACATAGATGTTTAACTGCATTCCTTCTCTTGAGTGACACAAAACATTGTCCATGATTAGTAACATAACAAAcaggtaaaaattttaattctctcAAATCAATAGTTCATCCAATAGGGCAACATCGACTTGATTTTTAGACTAAACAGATGCTTGTCTATTTAGAACCCTGATCtagattcttttctattttatatttctaaggtGATTGGATGCTTTGACTCAATGAACTAACCAAAACTAATCTTACATTTTAATCATTGAAAAAAAGTATAAACTCTTTAAAAGccaatttaaacaaataaacatgacACTTATTCTTTAGGTATTGATAACAATCTAATAATCTGTTCTGCATTTGCATTATTTGCATTATTACAAGGAATTACTTTGTACTGATgccagaatttttgttttaatacttttatttacttgtatgtggtgctgaggatcaaatccagtgcctcacaggtgaggggcaagtgctctaccagggaGCTACGACACCAGTCCATGATGGTGGAAGTtttcaaaaatggaaattcaaattcaATACTGTAGCTGTGTATCTAATTCCTATGaagtaaaattatcattttttagcTTCCAAGACTagtaaaacattcatttttaaacaaaagatttaactgtccttttaaaatcacattacaTGAATAATATATGGCATTTATATAATTGAAGGCAATCTAATACCTATAATACTgataaattaataagaaaaagtacAATATACCACAGTGTATTTGGGTAACTGCTTTATCTTCACAAGTTTTCATATCTTCatatatgtcattttaaaaacaaacaagtgttATTAAACGTAACAAGTGTTATTAAACGTACTtaacattttagattttcataCACATGCTAATAAGGATCTATTAAAGTATTACAAAAACTAGCATAATCTGATGGTAGCAGAGTGCTTACTTGAAAATTTCAACTTCACACATATCAAAATGCATCATCCTCAACCATAATTGTACTACAAAAGgcttgaagttaaaaaaaaaaaaagcagtctgtCATACCTTATAGCCTTACAAAAATTCCTAGCTAGCACCAACATAACATTTATCTTACAATGAAAATTTACTTTGACAATGTGAAGGCTGGTCTGTGCAGGACATTTGCCAAAAGACTGCTTTAGGTAAAACGTTAGAACTACACAAAACCATCAGAAaggtttttatctttcttttttacagaACATATTATCAAGTAACACaatcttttcacttttaaaaaatattttttcacatcaaTTTCTTATGTTCAAACAGATTGGGGAAACtcaggtatttaaaaatattttagaaatactttttcaaaaaattccaaGACAATAGCTTTCAGATGTTGCTCCAATCCCAGTGTTGTTCAGATGAAGAAAGAATTAAGAAGTGAGAATTTGCCACCAACTGTGAGTTTTTTTTAAGCATGGACTCTGTCTTATTCTTCTTTCATCAAATTCTTAGAAACAGgaactcttcaacaaatgtttattgaacacaagggtcaaaattttaagataaaatatcaAAGTAAGTAACTTTGGGGGATTGTGAGAAATCAAAATGCTGTaaatttatacacatatttataaacatacaAAATGTTCTAGTTTATCCTAAATGCCCTAGCACTGGTAAGTGCTATAGAGAGAAGCAGcgaaaagaggaaaatatcctGAGAAGATCATATAAGGAGAATTTGCAAGACTAAAAAGCAGTCCAAAATTTAGAGAGACAAGCTAAATACTAACTGcagtcagtcttttttttttttttttattttttttttattttgcagtgctagggattgaactcagggccttgtgcatgctaggcaggcacttgacccactgagctatatccccagtgttTGATCTTATAGAGCAACTTAGTAACTAATAAAacaggttgaatatccctaatctgaaaactCAAAATGATTCCAAAATCCCATACTTTTTGAATGGCAACATTATATAAGTGAAAAATTCCATACTTGACTTCATGTGACAGGTTGTAGTCAAAATGCAGGCACACTAAAAATACTccataaaattaccttcaggccatgtgtataaggtatatattcaacaggaaaacaaaaatctgtggttaaacttgggttccatccccaagatACCTCATCAGGTATatgtaatatttcaaaatccaaataaattctcaaatccaaaatatttcttactgggtgtggtggcgcatgcctgtaatcctagtcactcaggagactgaggcaggaggactgcaagttagaGGTCAACTTCatcaatttagagaggccctaggcaattagtgaggccctgtctcaaaataaaaaattaaaaaggggctgaggaagtggctcagtggttaagcacctctcagttcaattcctgctacaaaaaacaaacaaaaaaacaccactTCTGGcccccaagcattttggataagggatgtTCAACCTGTAACACATAATTGTTTTATGCAGGTCCCATAATCAAGCCTGCTTAAAACTGTCACTACAAGAAAGCATttccatttgtaattttatttatttatttaaatatatatatttttagttgttgatggacctttattttatttatttatttatgtgatgctgagactcaaacccagtgcctcacacatgctaggcaagcgctgtaccactgagccacaatccagtCCTGTAATTATATTTAAACCATTAATTTAGATATCTTTTAAAGTATATTAATTTAACATAGCCCAAAGTTGGTATTTGAGGAAAAAGCTTAAAGTGTAGGGTATGAACAAAGAAAGATTATAAATGTATGTAATAAAAGCACTTTCCATATAACAAAGACACCTCAAGTAGGTCCACCTATACCTCTAGTTTAGATCAGAAACTAATTCGATATATTAAAATCTTATAATTTAAACTTTGCATTAAACCAGTGCAgccattttcaaaaaatgaaccTGGTTTTCCTGTATCTGAAGCAAGGTAATATAAAGCATCTGTTTCTACTCCAGGTTGTACAAAAGATAGCTAtgttcacaaaattaaaacatattttgtactTAGGATCTGTCCACAGAgctattttaaactttaattattTCAAGCAAGGAAGCAGTCTTTTCTCATTCAAAAAGGACAAGAGGCAAGAAGATTGTGTTCAAGGGCAGCCagagcaacttaaagagaccccacctcaaaatcaaaaaattaaaatggtctggggatatagttcagtggtagggtgccctgAGTTCAACTGCCAGtactccaaacaaaacaaaacaaaaagtactgAATATTCACAGGCAAACTGCCATGCTAGATActgttaagaattttaaaacaatccaggcaccgtggcacatgtctgtaatcccaactactccagtggctgaggcagaaggatcacaagtttgaggccagcctcagcaagttaggaaataaaaataaaaagggctgaggatgtggctcagtgatttagtgcccctgggatcaatccttgGTATAAAAAAGGGAGTGgggagagctggggatatagctcagtggtagagcacccctgggttcaattcccagtatcaaaaaaaaaaaaaattaaatctaaaaatatacacacactgTCTTCAAATATACAAAGTAGTGAAGGAAATAGATATAAAATCACAGAGTCTGTTAGTGATAATAAAATGTCATCAACTAATAATGGGACAAAAACTTAGTTATCTCCTTCTTcaagaacaatataaaaattcGAAATGAGTCTTATTTGTTAACCTTCTAAACATTAACATTCATCTTGTAAGAATAAAGAGGTAAACCCAGCCActtggaggctcaggcaggaggactgaaagttcaaagtcagcctgggcaatttagagagaatctacctcctaaaaaaaaaaggagctgaacggaacctttccttctctaaaagtGACACTAACACTATTTACAATTTAACACCTCCTTTTttacattctaaaatatttagaaattcaCTGTGGTGAAGACCAACCAATGGTAATTTAAGCTAAAGTAAAGGTTTATGAAAATTTAGCACAGTCACTTAGGAAACATACCTTTGAAGTGTGAGggttaagaaagaaattaattctaaTGAGAGTATTAGGAGTCATTGATAAAGGGTGTGGGGTTTCTTTTtggagtgataaaaatgttctaaaattgattttagTGATGGGTGCACagttctgtgaatatactaaaagtaaaaattgaaaaaaaaaaggggggggctgGACTGTAGCTGAGCAgctgagcacttgcctaccacatgtgaggcactggtttcgatccttagcaccacataaaaatatgaaaacaaaataatggcatgctgtccatctacaactataaaaaaattgaaaaatgttctaaaagaaaaattataagtaCACAAAAGAGGTCTCCTAAATCCAAAGGGCCTATGAAGATCTGCAATAGCCAGCTGGACACAGGAACTGGACtccagtttttatatattttatttgtgttttttttagcATAATCTGGTTCAACTAACTCACTGgcatatataaaaagtaaaaaggaattttaaaaatctgaattataTTCAATAACTgttaaagtaaaataatgtaaaatgtcaaggtaatataaaaaaatatacttCTAGATAGACTTTAAATTGTCAGTTCTCAACTTCTTCTCTGACATAATAATCTGTGACTATAGTCCAATGGGTAAATCCATATTttgaccaaaattttaaaaaacaaaatgaaatatagaaatcCAGAAACCCAAATCTCTGTAGTACATCGTATTAGTTCCTCAGCCTGGGAGAGGACATTGCATTGGTGTAGATATGCTTTTTACATGCAATGTTTATCAGAATGCAAGTGAACTGTTAACAATAGGATGCTAACTGAAGTTTTCTGTAATTTGTTTAGTTATTGTTTATATCCACAATtcgatatttattatttttggactGCAGTTGACAACAGGTAACTAAAACCATGGAGAGCAAAACTACAGCTAAAAGCAGGTACTTATACCTCAGGTATGACTCCAAAGCCCAATCTTATCTACAAAACTGCGATACCTGATTCTCCTCTCCCCAATTTGGCATAGCTTCAGCATTTCCATAATAATTTCTTGATTGTTCAATAATCTTATTATATGATACACcatgatttattttcctattcaccTATTTGCCAGATATGCATATGTATCGCTATTATAAATAACtccaaatcttttttcttttttagtattgaAAATTGAACACAGAGCTTCACACTTGCTAAGCACATGCACTTCCACAAGGCTATACCTTCTTtctcacagttttttaaaaatctgtccttatttgggttttttgttttgtttgtttttgtggtgtggACCAAACTCAGATCCTCCCACaagctagacaagcactctaccactgagctacttccccagtcctgTCCCTACTTTGGACAATTACCTTGTTGCCAATAGTTGTTTGAAAATAAGTGGGGAAATTGGTTCACACATAAAAAACTGGCAAGTAGCAGATACATGCTCTGATGTAGCTttcatccacttttttttttttttttaactgaaacagggtcttgctatgttgcctaggctagccttaaactcgaaatcctcctgcctcagtctcctggttAGCTGGGATTCTAGGCATGCACAACTACACCAGTTTTCTTTCCTATAGAATGAACAATTAcagagctagggatgtagttcagcctAGGGAtgtagcatgtacaaggccctgggttcaactccactgctgcaaaaacaaaaaacagtaacaTACATGGGttgaaggaaaacaaagggaTTATTGAAATACCACAGGGGTAGTCTAAAAAAGCATTTGCAGACAAGCTCATGTTGTTCAACATTAGCAGGCAGAAGgaacagggaaaaaataaaagtgaggcTATCACAGAAAAGCTAATTAATTACATTAGCTAGGTTTTATCAGATTACATATCATATATTAATGGTCTCAGCAATGATTCACATCTGCAATCAACATTTCAAAAAATGGaggttttatacatatatatgtaaaatatgttgCTTGTTCTTTAATTTCTAAATCATACTCATTCACACCTTGACTGCCtgaaatatataaacattattttatgacAAGGCAGAATATCTATATTATCTCAactatacaaaaagaaaacaggtccAAAATAGTGTTAAGGGACTTCCCtagttaaaactacaaaactaagtatatatataagtatatatttaaatccctgcattcccatttattttttggcCGGGGCAGGGCTAAATTTTATACAGATAATATCTGCTCTTATATTTTCTACTCATATTAAAGGTATCACTACACTGTCACTCAAGCCAAAACTCTTTCTCCTTTACCAGCCTCTAATCATCAAGTGTTAGCAAGACATCTTCCTAAATTTCTCTGGAATGGATCTCTTCAGTAGTTTCCTTTTGCAAGTTCATTTCTTCCTAAGTCTGTTATGTGAGATTTTCATTGCTCTGTCACGATTTTCTCCTCTTCAGTCACTGGTGACAGCTCCAGGTCTGTTTGCTTTTGTAGTTCTTTTATCATGGTCATAGTATCATTCAAAGTAGCATAAATGTGGCTCTTAATTTCTCTGCTCAACAGCAACTGGTTTAAAACATGCATAAAAAGTTTGATAGTGAGACTTTATCTCTAACAATTCCTTTAAGACTGTAACTGGATTTTTCGGGTCTGCTGAATCAGGATGATTTGTCTTGATTTCATATTGCAGCCAGTACTGAATGTAATCCAGATCAGTCAGCTTTCTGGAACATCAGTTAGAGCTTATCAACCTCCACCTCCATGTTGAAGAGTagatttctaatttgttttttgtttgtttgtttgtttgctttgttttgttttaatgaaaaaagcTTTATTACATCAAGTAATAAATTCATACAAAGATGCAAAGAGTTTTAGTCATTTTCTTCCAGATGTTTCGATCAACTTAGAATAAACACAGACCTGAAATCTACATACAGTCTTTGTATGAAAATTTTCAGGATCCTTGTTAGATTTGGCAGGTTGCTCTTCTGTATTTATAACTTGTGCACTCTTAAAATTgactttagggctggggatatggctcagttagtagagtgcttgcctctcaagcacaaggccctgggttcaatccccagtaccgcaaaaaaaaaaagaaaaaagaaaagaaaagaaaagaaaattgacttTAAAGCACTAAAACTCATGCAAATGCTTAAGCAAAAAAGAAGTGACATTAAGCAGAATCTACACTGTATGGCACATGGGACCAGCTAAGTGAAGCAGGGGTCAGGATGCATTAAAACAAAGTCTTTGGGATCAACTGAGCTTATGAAAAGGAACAAAGAGCAATTTGGGTGACATGAAGTATTCAAAAGATTGAAGGGACACTGGTATCTTGGAGCCAAACAACGGTTTGCGGTAAAATAACTTCACAtgcatcttttaaataaatgcttaaaaacaaacaaacaaaaaacctaggtCATTCCTAACTACTTAAAATGCAAATCCTAATTAACTTCGAGatattttcccaatattttgaGACCGTGaaccttggggaaaaaaaaagaaacttaccATTTTGAAAACAAGTGTTTCATCTGAACAGGGAAGATGAGCTGTCACCTCTCACACTGGAGAGTGACCCTCCGCTGCTGACAAGGAGGCTAGGATCTGGCATTCAGCTCTGTTTCAGCTAAGCACTCCCAAACCAGTCTCTCCTTGGCACTCTTACTCCCTGCATCGGTGGGCCTTATCTCTTTCCCCAGCTCTTCGATGATGGCCAGCAGTTTCCGCATACTTGCTCTGGGGCACCTTTCTGTTCCAGTTCCCTGGGTGTAGCCCAGTGATGGTGGCCCATAGTCGCTCAGCAGTTGGCGGTACTGGGAGGATGCTGCCATGCTGGTGGAAGAGGAACGGATGCTTCCAGCGGCGTTGAGGGCGGCGGCGGGCATGTGCGCGGCCAAGTTCGGCTTGTAAGACGTGCCCACAGCGGCGGGTCGTAGACGGGCCGGGCTGCAAGGACGGAGCCggcctctgatttttttttttttttgagctttttAATCTGCAGCAGTTTATTGTCTATTTAAGGTGATGAGAAATACACAGATTACCATACATGCAAAGCGACATGTGAAAACTGCCATGGGAGTGATGTGAAcaagaaaaatacatgtttttttttttggtatcccTCTGTTTAGAATAAGAGTTTTCCCAGAAGTGCTATCTGAGTGGGTATACAGGGATGGGTAGCTATCATACTCATAACTTagttataataaacagaaaagcTCTTGAATACTctcagatatttttattaaaatcttttttatttttacagacagcactttcattgtacacaaatggggtacaacttttcatttctatggttgtacacaacgtagattcacaccattcatgtaatcatatatatacatagggtaatacatagggtttgtctcattctactatctttctgtcctccacccacttctaccccattttcctctacaccttccaaagttccttcattcttctcttccccccagcaacccccctcattatatattgtcatgtacttatcagagaaaacattccatttgacccagctatcccactcctcagtttatacccaaaggacttaaaatcagcatactacagtgatgcagccacatcaatgttcatagcagctcaattcacaatagctagaatgtggatccaacctagatgcccttccattgatgaatgcataaagaaactgtggtatatatacacaagagaatattacttgaccataaagaagaataaaattatggcatttgctggtaaatggatgaagttggaaaatatcatgctaagtgaaataggctaagccccaaaaaaacaaaggccaaatgttttctaatttgtttttaaaaagtaaattatctgGGCGTGGAggaacacacttgtaatcccagtgagtcaggaggctgaggcaggagaatcacaagttagaggccagtctcagcaaattaggaaggccctaagtaacttagggaatccctctcttgaaataaaaaaataaataaaagggctggggatgtggctcagaggttaagtgccctgggttcaatccctggtaacaaaagtAAATAATCATATACAAAGCACAAACACTTTGCATGAATAACAATTACCAGCAATTTATGACATATCACAAAAGATAAGATGTATCAGTGTGTTGGAATATCAGTTAATAATCATTGTTCTAGAATTTTATCAAGGTTTTAGAATATGAAACGCTGTTTCTTAGACTGCAGgaattacaaaagaaattttatgtttgAGAAATTTATAAAACTGGTAATTAGGAAACTAATTGTTTATATAAAACTGGTTCTCTGATATGTCTAATTCACAGCATGAAGCTTTTGTTGGTGCCCTcttctctatataaaatatataccaacCAAGACTAATTGAGATTGTAAATAACCAGACCGTGGGGAGCCATTTATGACAGTAATTAAAACCAGGCTTGGTGAGCTATCAGACCCAGAAATCTGGCTTTCAGGAACTGGCAATCATTGagagattgttccagattgcctggagtatgtggtATCTGTACAGAGGGGCTCACCGCCACATTTGCTGGTCCTGCTGGGAT contains:
- the LOC124989243 gene encoding cyclin-dependent kinase 2-associated protein 1-like, which produces MLLGNNQKLSPARLRPAAVGTSYKPNLAAHMPAAALNAAGSIRSSSTSMAASSQYRQLLSDYGPPSLGYTQGTGTERCPRASMRKLLAIIEELGKEIRPTDAGSKSAKERLVWECLAETELNARS